A genome region from Synchiropus splendidus isolate RoL2022-P1 chromosome 5, RoL_Sspl_1.0, whole genome shotgun sequence includes the following:
- the LOC128759668 gene encoding uncharacterized protein LOC128759668 isoform X1 — MLRRRCEPESIMDATPPLLLPLLSLLLVTPVTPSHYFAGRSNSRYEGRNPDGSWKVVFRYRATFDGCSRHTWSCYSGNCGISTAGNQMSTLDSSTNAPVHNIRWCETETLSVRNVPSDRPFSLRTASCCWIPTRYNHWSWRLLTTVDLGQRSDTRKPNRSPDVAILPFLRVPQNCPRTYQLIPVDPDDDHVRCRYGNMRYVECQGCHQYPGFQLDQDSCRLRYHHTTAGTKVNGFEMVVEDFPRETITLTYTDGSRSTRFPPHLRRRREAASITSSPPSPLPPWQGTTTSHLPWWRVTRRSTTTLSPPTTAPWRNPHWLRTTRPWWWNPRYTSTTPRATTNYITRNTQPLSKAPLQFSFLVDPPVPTCQEGVYLPRLLSPTPQNGACIQAEVDEVLEITVKAQSSLSTIIDIIFSGPNGMTKHQTADGEFALRWGPTSADMAVNVPLCFAVESRDSSAYPQTTTHMYYNPYRPSPTPRIYQSEMRCITIQVQDAIVRREVSCGQTSMTIAIEKASLPGLHEDHLRLTDPSNVACSFQIHSNHTHAVATFPLNACGTQIEENSENLIFKNEVTSVENQTALITRKHLLELDFFCEYPKHGNVTLGFKTHRKNVTVWEKGFGTFTYGFEFYNSTYGAMISPSLYPVEVNIGSQIYMQIEASSSVNNTELFVESCRASPYDSPSYTPTYPIIENGCAVDQTVMIHTSAHPNQFRFSMEAFKFIGMHDQVFISCSVLVCERGNPNTRCARGCLHSGGHYRGKREVGIQTANHFISQGPLRLRRSAEGATIPGVKLNLNLVFIVGAVLAAVAVVSVTSYLKKRISSVKYQPLPMSDN, encoded by the exons ATGCTGCGGAGGAGATGTGAGCCAGAGAGCATCATGGACGCcacgccgccgctgctgctgccgctgctctctctgctcctgGTCACTCCGGTGACACCGTCGCACTACTTTGCTGGGAGGTCAAACTCCCGGTATGAAGGAAGAAATCCTGATGGAAGCTGGAAG GTGGTGTTTCGCTATAGAGCAACCTTTGATGGCTGCAGCCGCCATACGTGGAGTTGTTACTCTGGGAACTGTGGAATTAGCACAGCAGGCAATCAGATGAGCACTCTTGACTCCAGCACAAATGCTCCAGTCCACAACATACGATGGTGTGAGACGGAGACTCTGTCGGTGAGAAACGTCCCTTCTGACAGGCCTTTCTCGTTGCG GACTGCAAGCTGCTGTTGGATCCCCACCCGATACAACCACTGGTCCTGGAGACTTCTGACCACTGTAGATCTGGGACAAAGATCTGACACCAGAAAACCAAACAGATCTCCAGACGTTGCTATCCTACCATTCCTCAG AGTTCCTCAGAACTGCCCCCGGACATATCAGCTCATTCCTGTTGATCCAGATGATGACCATGTGCGTTGCAGATATGGGAATATGAGATATGTGGAGTGCCAAGGCTGCCACCAGTATCCTGGGTTTCAGTTAGACCAG GACTCCTGCAGGTTGCGCTACCACCACACTACAGCTGGCACCAAAGTTAACGGCTTTGAAATGGTGGTGGAGGATTTCCCTCGAGAGACGATAACACTGACTTACACGGATGGATCCCGTTCAACAAGGTTTCCACCTCACTtaagaaggagaagagaagctGCTTCCATAACATCATCCCCACCAAGTCCTCTCCCGCCTTGGCAGGGAACAACCACGAGTCATTTGCCTTGGTGGCGGGTCACTCGACGTTCGACAACCACACTATCACCCCCAACAACTGCTCCCTGGAGAAATCCTCATTGGTTGAGAACAACTCGCCCTTGGTGGTGGAATCCTCGATACACATCAACCACGCCTAGAGCGACCACAAATTACATCACGAGGAACACTCAGCCGCTGAGCAAAGCGCCTTTGCAGTTCTCTTTTCTTG TGGACCCACCGGTGCCTACTTGTCAGGAGGGTGTCTACCTACCGAGGTTGTTGTCCCCAACGCCGCAAAATGGAGCTTGTATCCAGGCAGAGGTGGACGAGGTTTTGGAGATCACAGTTAAGGCACAGTCCTCATTAAGCAC AATAATTGACATCATCTTCAGTGGTCCCAACGGCATGacaaaacaccagacagcagaTGGAGAGTTTGCCCTCAGATGGGGCCCCACATCGGCAGATATGGCAGTGAACGTTCCACTGTGCTTTGCGGTTGAATCAAGAGACAG CTCGGCTTACCCCCAGACCACCACCCATATGTACTATAATCCCTATCGCCCCAGTCCAACACCACG GATCTATCAGTCTGAAATGAGATGCATCACGATTCAGGTTCAGGACGCCATTG TCCGGCGCGAGGTTTCCTGCGGCCAGACCTCAATGACCATTGCGATCGAGAAAGCTTCACTCCCAGGTCTTCATGAGGATCACCTGAGGCTCACAGACCCTTCAAACGTGGCCTGCAGCTTCCAAATACACTCTAACCACACGCACGCCGTGGCCACCTTCCCCCTGAACGCCTGTGGCACCCAGATCGAG GAGAACAGCGAAAACCTCATTTTTAAGAACGAGGTCACGTCGGTGGAGAATCAAACGGCCCTGATCACCAGGAAacacctgctggagctggactTCTTCTGCGAATACCCGAAACATGGGAACGTGACGCTGGGCTTCAAAACCCATCGGAAGAACGTCACCGTCTGGGAGAAAGGTTTTGGAACCTTCACCTATGGGTTTGAGTTCTACAACAGCACCTATGGAGCCATGATCAGTCCAAGCTTGTACCCAGTGGAGGTCAATATTGGCTCGCAGATCTACATGCAGATCGAGGCTTCCTCTTCGGTCAACAACACTGAGCTGTTTGTGGAGTCTTGCCGAGCTTCACCGTACGACAGCCCCAGTTACACACCCACCTACCCCATCATTGAGAACGG ATGTGCCGTGGACCAGACGGTCATGATTCACACTTCCGCTCATCCGAATCAGTTCAGGTTCAGTATGGAAGCCTTCAAGTTCATCGGCATGCATGACCAG GTCTTCATCAGCTGCTCCGTCCTCGTCTGTGAACGAGGAAACCCGAACACCCGCTGTGCCCGAGGCTGTCTTCATTCTGGCGGGCACTACCGGGGCAAAAGAGAGGTCGGCATCCAGACTGCAAACCACTTCATCTCGCAGGGTCCCCTCCGCCTCAGGAGgtcagcagagggcgccacaaTCCCAG GTGTCAAGTTGAACCTGAACTTGGTCTTCATTGTCGGAGCTGTCCTCGCTGCCGTGGCCGTGGTCAGTGTGACGTCATACCTGAAGAAAAGAATCTCCAGCGTCAAATATCAACCCTTGCCCATGTCTGACAACTAA
- the LOC128759668 gene encoding uncharacterized protein LOC128759668 isoform X2: MLRRRCEPESIMDATPPLLLPLLSLLLVTPVTPSHYFAGRSNSRYEGRNPDGSWKVVFRYRATFDGCSRHTWSCYSGNCGISTAGNQMSTLDSSTNAPVHNIRWCETETLSVRNVPSDRPFSLRTASCCWIPTRYNHWSWRLLTTVDLGQRSDTRKPNRSPDVAILPFLRVPQNCPRTYQLIPVDPDDDHVRCRYGNMRYVECQGCHQYPGFQLDQDSCRLRYHHTTAGTKVNGFEMVVEDFPRETITLTYTDGSRSTRFPPHLRRRREAASITSSPPSPLPPWQGTTTSHLPWWRVTRRSTTTLSPPTTAPWRNPHWLRTTRPWWWNPRYTSTTPRATTNYITRNTQPLSKAPLQFSFLVDPPVPTCQEGVYLPRLLSPTPQNGACIQAEVDEVLEITVKAQSSLSTIIDIIFSGPNGMTKHQTADGEFALRWGPTSADMAVNVPLCFAVESRDSSAYPQTTTHMYYNPYRPSPTPRIYQSEMRCITIQVQDAIVRREVSCGQTSMTIAIEKASLPGLHEDHLRLTDPSNVACSFQIHSNHTHAVATFPLNACGTQIEENSENLIFKNEVTSVENQTALITRKHLLELDFFCEYPKHGNVTLGFKTHRKNVTVWEKGFGTFTYGFEFYNSTYGAMISPSLYPVEVNIGSQIYMQIEASSSVNNTELFVESCRASPYDSPSYTPTYPIIENGCAVDQTVMIHTSAHPNQFRFSMEAFKFIGMHDQFGWP, from the exons ATGCTGCGGAGGAGATGTGAGCCAGAGAGCATCATGGACGCcacgccgccgctgctgctgccgctgctctctctgctcctgGTCACTCCGGTGACACCGTCGCACTACTTTGCTGGGAGGTCAAACTCCCGGTATGAAGGAAGAAATCCTGATGGAAGCTGGAAG GTGGTGTTTCGCTATAGAGCAACCTTTGATGGCTGCAGCCGCCATACGTGGAGTTGTTACTCTGGGAACTGTGGAATTAGCACAGCAGGCAATCAGATGAGCACTCTTGACTCCAGCACAAATGCTCCAGTCCACAACATACGATGGTGTGAGACGGAGACTCTGTCGGTGAGAAACGTCCCTTCTGACAGGCCTTTCTCGTTGCG GACTGCAAGCTGCTGTTGGATCCCCACCCGATACAACCACTGGTCCTGGAGACTTCTGACCACTGTAGATCTGGGACAAAGATCTGACACCAGAAAACCAAACAGATCTCCAGACGTTGCTATCCTACCATTCCTCAG AGTTCCTCAGAACTGCCCCCGGACATATCAGCTCATTCCTGTTGATCCAGATGATGACCATGTGCGTTGCAGATATGGGAATATGAGATATGTGGAGTGCCAAGGCTGCCACCAGTATCCTGGGTTTCAGTTAGACCAG GACTCCTGCAGGTTGCGCTACCACCACACTACAGCTGGCACCAAAGTTAACGGCTTTGAAATGGTGGTGGAGGATTTCCCTCGAGAGACGATAACACTGACTTACACGGATGGATCCCGTTCAACAAGGTTTCCACCTCACTtaagaaggagaagagaagctGCTTCCATAACATCATCCCCACCAAGTCCTCTCCCGCCTTGGCAGGGAACAACCACGAGTCATTTGCCTTGGTGGCGGGTCACTCGACGTTCGACAACCACACTATCACCCCCAACAACTGCTCCCTGGAGAAATCCTCATTGGTTGAGAACAACTCGCCCTTGGTGGTGGAATCCTCGATACACATCAACCACGCCTAGAGCGACCACAAATTACATCACGAGGAACACTCAGCCGCTGAGCAAAGCGCCTTTGCAGTTCTCTTTTCTTG TGGACCCACCGGTGCCTACTTGTCAGGAGGGTGTCTACCTACCGAGGTTGTTGTCCCCAACGCCGCAAAATGGAGCTTGTATCCAGGCAGAGGTGGACGAGGTTTTGGAGATCACAGTTAAGGCACAGTCCTCATTAAGCAC AATAATTGACATCATCTTCAGTGGTCCCAACGGCATGacaaaacaccagacagcagaTGGAGAGTTTGCCCTCAGATGGGGCCCCACATCGGCAGATATGGCAGTGAACGTTCCACTGTGCTTTGCGGTTGAATCAAGAGACAG CTCGGCTTACCCCCAGACCACCACCCATATGTACTATAATCCCTATCGCCCCAGTCCAACACCACG GATCTATCAGTCTGAAATGAGATGCATCACGATTCAGGTTCAGGACGCCATTG TCCGGCGCGAGGTTTCCTGCGGCCAGACCTCAATGACCATTGCGATCGAGAAAGCTTCACTCCCAGGTCTTCATGAGGATCACCTGAGGCTCACAGACCCTTCAAACGTGGCCTGCAGCTTCCAAATACACTCTAACCACACGCACGCCGTGGCCACCTTCCCCCTGAACGCCTGTGGCACCCAGATCGAG GAGAACAGCGAAAACCTCATTTTTAAGAACGAGGTCACGTCGGTGGAGAATCAAACGGCCCTGATCACCAGGAAacacctgctggagctggactTCTTCTGCGAATACCCGAAACATGGGAACGTGACGCTGGGCTTCAAAACCCATCGGAAGAACGTCACCGTCTGGGAGAAAGGTTTTGGAACCTTCACCTATGGGTTTGAGTTCTACAACAGCACCTATGGAGCCATGATCAGTCCAAGCTTGTACCCAGTGGAGGTCAATATTGGCTCGCAGATCTACATGCAGATCGAGGCTTCCTCTTCGGTCAACAACACTGAGCTGTTTGTGGAGTCTTGCCGAGCTTCACCGTACGACAGCCCCAGTTACACACCCACCTACCCCATCATTGAGAACGG ATGTGCCGTGGACCAGACGGTCATGATTCACACTTCCGCTCATCCGAATCAGTTCAGGTTCAGTATGGAAGCCTTCAAGTTCATCGGCATGCATGACCAG TTCGGGTGGCCGTAA